ATAGGTTAAGTatataaaaataagaataagagaaaataaaaagacataacATGAATCAGAATAACATGAGAATAAGATTAAAAAGAGAGCAATATGAATTATACAGAGGCTCCAACCCACCTGGTTCCCTGAGCCCAGCAGGTCTGACTAGCCCTGTAATAACCCGGTTATAAGCTCTTCACAAGCCTCCGCGTGGACAACCAACCAGCAGAGACGTTAATATTTAACGAGGTGAGATCTGTAAAGAGCATCCGGGTGAATAATGAATGAGCTGCACCCCCGGGTGGAGGCCCTCGATCACACCATAGATCATCTATGGAAACGTCTCCTCTTGAATCCATCACACAGACCAGAACAACTCACTGAGATCAGCCGGGTTACAGGAACCCTCCTCTGGGGAAACCGGGTCCTGAAGTGACCCTCCTCTGGGGGAACCGGGTTACAGGGGAACCCTCCTCTGGGTGAACCCTCCTCTGGGGGAACCGGGTTACAGGGGAACCCTCCTCTGGGGGAACCGGGTCCTGAGGTGACCCTCTTCTGGGGGAACCAGGTtctgtttcttttatttctttccttagagacgagTTCTCTGGAGGAGCTTCAACTGTCTTCAGGTTTCATATGAGCAGATACATTGAAACATCGTTATTATTGATCAGTGGGTTCTTGTCGGCCTCACCCTAAAGGACTGTGAGGAACCTTTACCTGGTCTCCAACCAGTCTgtttagtcctgatcctctGACTCCAGCGGGGCCACAAGCGGAGACAGTCCGGATAGACCCAGagccagcagagaccagtccaccgtggacatGAGGCCAGACCGGCTGCAGTAGAACGAGGGACTCTGGTAGAGACACTACctctttagaccacagggggcaccagagcCAGCTTCACAGCTAACCCTGTGTTACCAAggcaacgtgaaggagaagcagAGCTCTACAGGTGTCTTTATTTATTGTACAATCAGGTTCACTCACAGGGTCAGGATCATGAACATGAGAACGGCTCCCGGGGCTTCTTCCTCTAATATGTACACGTACAAAATATTACTAATCTTATTtaggccggagagagagaggcaacaaagagagagagaataaaatgaggttttaataaaaaactaaaaaaggaagacagtgtgtgtccagcacacacacacacacacacacacacacacacacacacacacacacacacacacacacacacacacacacacacacacacacacacacacacacacacacacacacacacacacacacacacaccccttcagagaggaaacaggaaacagaaatattgtgtttcctgttttaaagATCTCCAAAAAGTGTTTATTATCGCTGGTGTTTGTTCCCTCGTCAGCGGGAGGCGGGGCctctgagggggcggggctacgaaCACTTCCACACGCACACGGCCAGGCCGCCTCCGAAGAACATGTAGAGTAGGTTCTTCACCTCGTGCGTCACCTCGAAGCCGAAGCCCTCCCCGATCACCACGTGCCACGAGCTGCCGAACTTCTTGTCCATGGACTCTTTGATCATCTTGGCCGCGCTCTGGAGACACGGATAACGGGGAGCTTGAACTCAGCACGACCAGCACACTCGTGAGAACATCTAGACCACCAACTCAGAGCACGTACTTCATTGTTGGTGGCGAACTTCTCGCAGGCCGTCACGCAGAGCTCCATGGTCTCCACCCTCATCTCCTCCGCCATGTCGGTGTGCTGGGGACAAACAAAAGGCCGGCTCCGTCACCACGCTGACGGAGACCcggcagaaccagaaccagaaccaggaccgtgAGGGGCAGACCTGCTGCAGTGAAACGTTTCTAAAGGGACCCTGGcataacgttctcatgatgccttcaggctctgctcagtgaacacgagtactggctgaaggtacataaggttctcatggtgcgttcaggctctgctcagtgaacacgaATACTGGCTGAAGGTACAtaaggttctcatggtgcgttcaggctctgctcagtgaacaggaGTACTGGCTGAAGGTACATAAGGTTcccatggtgcgttcaggctctgctcagtgaacacgaGCAACAAATCaacaaagtaaaagtacaatcTTTAGCATTCAGAGAGTGAAACTGGTTTTCAGATCAGCTGctgtaaacaaatacaaacaaaaacaacaacaacctgtatGTTAATatggaacaacaacaatgtgaagtccacctgtctcactgcagctccacctgtctccctgcagctccacctgtctccctgcagctccacctgtctcactgcagctccacctgtctccctgcagctccacctgtctaactgcagcagctccacctgtctcactgcagctccacctgtctaactgcagctccacctgtctaactgcagctccacctgtctcactgcagctccacctgtctccctgcagctccacctgtctcactgcagctccacctgtctcactgcagctccacctgtctcactgcagctccacctgtctaactgcagctccacctgtctccctgcagctccacctgtctccctgcagctccacctgtctcactgcagctccacctgtctcactgcagctccacctgtctcactgcagctccacctgtctaactgcagctccacctgtctcactgcaggTGAAACGTACCCGGATGAGAGGGAAGCTGTGCAGCCTCTTGTAGTcggcctcctccttcttctctccggtTCCAGCCATCCCGACTCCTGCGGAGCGAAACGGTGACGACACGTTAACAACCGGGAGGAGTGACGTCAACCCGCCTCTGTCCCGTTAGCCTGTTCCCGTTACCGTGACCCCGTTACCATGGTCCCGTTACCGCGACCCCGTTACCATGGTCCCGTTAGCCTGGTCCCGTTACCGTGACCCCGTTACCATGGTCCCGTTACCGCGACCCCGTTACCATGGTCCCGTTACCGCGACCCCGTTACCGTGACCCCGTTACCATGACCCCGGTGTTAGCGTCAACATATAGCGGTTAGCCTCCCTAGTTAGCTAGCTTAGCTGgcccctcctctcagggaagcCCCGCGAGCCCTGAGCGCGTGCAGCTCGGGCTCGTGACGGTCGGGGGGTGAGTGTGCGCGCGGGAacgtgcaggtggaggtgagagctACTTACGAGCCGTTTCTCATCGGAGAACTTCTGCAGTCTGACTCCAGGTCGGTTGTTAAGGAGACGTTCTAAACAACGGATGTCCGGTCggggaagccccgcccactacaGCGCAGCTGCTCTCCTATTGGTTCAGAGTCTGTCAGCCATGTGCAGGGAGGATTCAGGCTCTGccaggtttatttatatatatatatatatatatatatatatatatatatatatatatatatatatatacacatatgtattggAATTTATAAAAtaacgttatatatatataaatatatatatatatatatacactaccgttcaaaagtttggggtcacccagacaatttcgtgtcttccatgaaaactcacacttttatttatcaaatgaattgaaaattgaatagaacatatagtaaatacattgacaaggttagaaataatgattaatatctgaagtattaattttgttcttcgaacttcaagctcaaaggaaggccagttgtatagcttatatcaccagcataactgttttcagctgtgctaac
The nucleotide sequence above comes from Pseudoliparis swirei isolate HS2019 ecotype Mariana Trench chromosome 24, NWPU_hadal_v1, whole genome shotgun sequence. Encoded proteins:
- the LOC130190248 gene encoding dynein axonemal light chain 4, with translation MAGTGEKKEEADYKRLHSFPLIRHTDMAEEMRVETMELCVTACEKFATNNESAAKMIKESMDKKFGSSWHVVIGEGFGFEVTHEVKNLLYMFFGGGLAVCVWKCS